One window of the Fusobacteriaceae bacterium genome contains the following:
- a CDS encoding NAD(P)H-dependent oxidoreductase, producing MKIAMINGSSKSRSGISDILLAYLKAMLESADSLAASAIQVSKLKDGKLSAEETKAIAAADSIVFAFPLYVDGLPAPMLSWLMSMENAFPEKRPLIYAVANCGYYEGIQSQTAISILKNWAVRAGVPWGAALAVGGGPMYFSAKIAATGPGKATFAGLEALARHILLQETADDRYTSPSLPRFLYSFTANQQWKRAIRARGLKVSDLGKKA from the coding sequence ATGAAAATCGCGATGATCAACGGCAGTTCCAAGAGTCGTTCGGGAATTTCCGACATCCTGCTGGCCTATCTGAAGGCCATGCTCGAGTCGGCGGATTCTTTGGCCGCGTCAGCTATCCAGGTAAGTAAACTCAAAGACGGCAAGCTCAGCGCCGAAGAAACAAAGGCGATCGCCGCCGCCGATAGTATCGTCTTCGCTTTTCCGCTCTATGTGGACGGGCTCCCCGCGCCTATGCTCTCATGGCTCATGTCCATGGAGAACGCGTTTCCGGAAAAAAGGCCTCTGATCTATGCCGTGGCCAATTGCGGCTACTATGAAGGCATACAGAGCCAAACGGCCATATCGATACTCAAAAACTGGGCAGTTCGCGCCGGAGTCCCCTGGGGAGCGGCCCTGGCCGTAGGCGGAGGACCGATGTATTTCAGCGCGAAAATCGCCGCAACAGGGCCAGGAAAAGCCACTTTCGCGGGATTGGAGGCCCTCGCCCGGCATATACTTCTCCAAGAGACCGCCGACGATCGCTATACGTCCCCGAGCCTCCCGCGCTTTCTCTACAGCTTTACGGCGAACCAGCAATGGAAGCGGGCCATTCGCGCAAGGGGCCTCAAGGTCAGCGACTTGGGGAAAAAGGCTTAA
- a CDS encoding NFACT family protein has product MLYLDGLSLRKIRNELEQSLLGTRIHRITRNTNSSLSLFFGRRELVFSCDGAFPVLYEASEKETVLDPSGGLTDTLRKHLPGAELISLEQLGLDRVYRFRFRRLTELGESREYRIYFEWMGGRSNFIFTDNVDQIIDLMKRRYLDEEKGRPLFPGALYEKPALAGKNSPYDVTPEDFAAWRNEAGDRLPALLREKLEGIGKRSSEQIGSYEDLRRFLDAPPDPRIFTRKGTVVLATVLPLAPAPGEEILTFGSYKDMIAAYMARLQLSRAYDVMKKYLRGQVEKKIKKDRKILDILNAEKAERQDYERFREMGDILAANLYRVNKGDANLKAADFYRNEEIAIPLDIRLTPKENLDKFYKQYNRAKRGLEANMKRLEEIRADLDWLDSLLFFIDGGGDIENLRLIYEEALRQGVVRDKENVFNRKNKKASGKSKAVGYGEVIYKNRKFLYGRNNLENDRLTLQTAGREDLWFHGKNVPGAHVILPETQGLPFTEDDIAAGCQVAAWFTAVPPGGRVLVDYTKKKYIRKPKGGKPGFVTYTHEKGVLVEKKALD; this is encoded by the coding sequence ATGCTCTATCTTGACGGCTTGTCCCTGCGAAAAATCCGAAATGAGCTGGAACAATCGCTCTTGGGGACCCGGATACACAGAATAACGCGGAATACCAACAGTTCTCTCTCGCTGTTTTTCGGCAGGAGGGAACTGGTTTTTTCGTGCGACGGCGCTTTTCCCGTTCTCTACGAGGCCTCTGAAAAGGAGACCGTACTGGATCCTTCGGGAGGTTTGACCGACACGCTGCGCAAGCATTTGCCCGGGGCCGAGCTTATCTCTCTCGAGCAATTGGGCCTTGACCGCGTCTACCGCTTTCGTTTCAGACGACTGACCGAGCTCGGAGAAAGCCGCGAATACCGGATTTATTTCGAATGGATGGGCGGTCGTTCCAATTTTATCTTTACGGACAACGTCGATCAGATCATCGATCTTATGAAACGGCGCTATCTGGACGAAGAAAAGGGACGCCCGCTTTTTCCCGGGGCGCTTTATGAAAAGCCCGCCCTGGCGGGGAAAAATTCACCCTATGACGTGACGCCCGAAGATTTCGCGGCGTGGCGCAATGAGGCCGGAGACCGTCTCCCCGCCCTTCTTCGGGAAAAATTGGAAGGTATAGGGAAAAGAAGCTCCGAGCAGATCGGAAGTTATGAGGATTTGCGCCGTTTTTTGGACGCGCCGCCCGATCCAAGGATTTTTACGCGAAAGGGAACGGTTGTATTGGCGACGGTGCTGCCCCTTGCGCCCGCTCCAGGCGAGGAAATACTTACCTTCGGGAGCTACAAGGACATGATCGCCGCCTATATGGCCCGCCTCCAGCTTTCGCGGGCCTATGACGTCATGAAAAAGTATCTCCGCGGGCAGGTCGAAAAAAAGATCAAAAAAGACAGGAAAATTCTCGATATTCTGAACGCGGAAAAAGCGGAGCGGCAAGATTATGAGCGTTTTCGGGAAATGGGCGACATCCTCGCGGCAAATCTCTACCGGGTCAATAAAGGAGACGCTAATCTTAAAGCCGCGGATTTTTATCGGAACGAAGAAATTGCCATCCCGCTCGACATCAGACTCACGCCCAAGGAAAATTTAGATAAATTTTATAAGCAATATAACCGCGCCAAACGCGGTCTTGAGGCAAACATGAAACGTTTGGAGGAGATCCGCGCCGATCTGGACTGGCTGGACAGCCTGCTCTTTTTTATCGACGGCGGGGGAGACATTGAAAACCTGCGGCTGATCTATGAAGAAGCCCTGCGGCAGGGCGTCGTGCGCGACAAGGAAAACGTTTTCAACCGGAAAAACAAAAAAGCCTCCGGAAAGTCGAAGGCTGTGGGATACGGCGAGGTGATTTACAAAAACAGAAAGTTTCTCTACGGGCGGAACAATCTGGAAAACGACCGTCTGACGCTGCAAACGGCGGGTCGCGAGGACCTGTGGTTTCACGGAAAAAACGTGCCCGGCGCCCATGTGATCCTGCCGGAGACGCAGGGTCTCCCCTTCACCGAAGACGATATCGCGGCCGGTTGCCAAGTGGCCGCCTGGTTTACGGCGGTTCCCCCCGGCGGCAGGGTTTTGGTGGACTATACGAAAAAGAAATATATCCGCAAGCCCAAGGGCGGAAAACCCGGATTTGTGACCTATACGCATGAAAAGGGCGTCCTTGTCGAAAAGAAAGCCCTCGATTAA
- a CDS encoding MarR family winged helix-turn-helix transcriptional regulator, whose translation MMVDINRINELLESFYKVFYRTEDMALKRGIKSLTHTELHIIDAIGNESVMMNELADRLGITMGTATVAISKLTEKGYVDRSRSDIDRRKVYVSLTKTGLGALSYHNNYHKMIMASITENIPKEELEVFEHVFEIILKSLRNKTAHFKPMAVSDFPAGTKVSVVEIKGTPIVQNYFAEHGIENFAILKVLPSKDKEMFTLEKGDGAVLQLNVLDARNLIGIETE comes from the coding sequence ATAATGGTGGATATCAATCGGATCAATGAATTACTCGAAAGTTTTTACAAAGTATTTTACCGGACCGAGGATATGGCCCTCAAACGGGGGATCAAGTCTTTGACCCATACGGAATTGCATATTATTGACGCCATCGGCAACGAGTCCGTTATGATGAACGAATTGGCCGACCGCCTCGGGATTACCATGGGCACGGCGACGGTGGCGATTTCCAAGTTGACGGAGAAAGGCTACGTCGACAGAAGTCGCTCGGACATCGACCGGCGGAAGGTCTATGTATCCCTGACCAAGACCGGTCTCGGGGCCCTTTCCTATCACAACAATTACCACAAGATGATTATGGCCAGCATCACCGAAAATATCCCTAAAGAGGAACTTGAAGTCTTCGAGCATGTCTTTGAGATTATTCTCAAATCTTTGAGAAACAAGACCGCTCATTTCAAGCCCATGGCGGTCAGTGATTTTCCCGCCGGGACCAAGGTTTCCGTTGTGGAGATCAAGGGGACGCCCATTGTCCAGAATTATTTCGCCGAACACGGCATCGAGAATTTCGCGATTTTAAAGGTGCTTCCCTCCAAGGACAAGGAAATGTTTACGCTGGAAAAAGGCGACGGCGCGGTCCTGCAGCTCAACGTGCTCGACGCCAGAAATTTGATCGGTATCGAAACGGAATAA
- the rpe gene encoding ribulose-phosphate 3-epimerase produces MKNKIRVAPSILAADILRFGDEIRALDAAGADEIHVDIMDGCFVPNITFGVSAVRMFRTCTNLPLDVHLMIVRPERYIGAFAEAGADTITVHVEATDHLHKVVQEIKKNGRKAGVSLNPATSLSVLDYLLPDVDLVLLMSVNPGFGGQSFLPLTLKKIRDLRAAAPGIDIEVDGGIAETEAAQCAKAGANVFVAGTYIFGGDYAERIKKLREVAERTAAAPGSDG; encoded by the coding sequence ATGAAAAATAAAATTCGCGTCGCGCCTTCCATACTGGCGGCCGATATTCTGCGATTCGGCGACGAGATTCGGGCCCTTGACGCCGCCGGCGCCGACGAAATCCATGTGGACATTATGGACGGCTGCTTTGTACCCAATATCACTTTCGGCGTTTCCGCGGTCCGGATGTTCCGGACGTGTACGAACCTCCCCCTGGACGTCCATTTGATGATTGTCCGGCCCGAACGTTACATCGGCGCCTTTGCTGAAGCGGGGGCCGATACCATAACCGTCCACGTGGAAGCTACGGATCATCTGCATAAAGTCGTTCAGGAGATCAAAAAAAACGGGAGAAAAGCGGGAGTATCTCTGAATCCGGCGACGTCCCTTTCCGTCCTCGATTACCTGCTGCCCGATGTGGATCTTGTCCTCTTGATGAGCGTGAATCCAGGCTTTGGCGGGCAATCCTTTCTCCCGCTGACGTTGAAAAAAATCCGCGACCTGAGGGCAGCTGCCCCGGGAATCGATATTGAAGTGGACGGCGGGATCGCCGAAACGGAGGCCGCTCAGTGCGCAAAAGCGGGAGCAAATGTCTTTGTGGCCGGGACCTATATCTTTGGCGGGGACTACGCGGAAAGAATCAAAAAATTACGGGAGGTCGCGGAGCGAACGGCTGCGGCCCCGGGGAGTGATGGATAA